In Prunus dulcis chromosome 2, ALMONDv2, whole genome shotgun sequence, a single genomic region encodes these proteins:
- the LOC117619478 gene encoding beta-carotene hydroxylase 2, chloroplastic — MAAGHFAATTPNPIRLIQSSYLLAKPNPTIFFPPSNLRHQKSALHYRARRKLCFTVYVVMEDQKQSTHLENCTEKAQEAAQSQIPIVIPSVRVAEKLSRKKSERFTYLVAAVMSSFGITSMAVMAVYYRFYWQMEGGNVPLSEMLGTFALSVGAAVGMEFWARWAHKALWHASLWHMHESHHRPREGPFELNDVFAVINAVPAIALLNYGFFHKGLVPGLCFGAGLGITVFGMAYMFVHDGLVHKRFPVGPIANVPYLRKVAAAHQLHHTEKFEGVPYGLFLGPKELEEVGGLEELEKEIERRIKAYKGS; from the exons ATGGCGGCTGGGCACTTCGCCGCCACAACCCCCAACCCCATCCGCCTCATCCAATCCTCATACCTCCTCGcaaaacccaacccaactaTCTTCTTCCCACCTTCGAATCTTCGCCACCAAAAATCAGCACTTCATTATAGGGCTCGAAGGAAGCTCTGTTTCACTGTCTATGTCGTCATGGAGGACCAAAAGCAGAGTACCCATCTCGAGAATTGCACAGAAAAAGCCCAAGAGGCTGCTCAATCTCAGATCCCAATTGTAATTCCGTCCGTACGTGTGGCTGAGAAGTTGTCCAGAAAGAAATCGGAGAGGTTCACTTATCTTGTTGCTGCTGTGATGTCTAGCTTTGGTATTACTTCCATGGCTGTCATGGCTGTTTATTACAGATTTTACTGGCAAATGGAG GGTGGGAATGTGCCTTTGTCTGAAATGTTGGGTACATTTGCTCTATCTGTTGGTGCTGCT gtgggaATGGAGTTTTGGGCAAGATGGGCTCATAAAGCTCTCTGGCACGCTTCTTTATGGCATATGCACGAG TCTCACCACCGACCCAGAGAAGGTCCATTCGAGCTTAACGATGTGTTTGCTGTAATTAACGCTGTTCCAGCTATAGCCCTCCTCAATTATGGTTTCTTCCACAAAGGCCTTGTTCCTGGCCTATGTTTTGGTGCT GGTCTTGGAATTACAGTGTTCGGCATGGCGTATATGTTTGTCCACGATGGTTTAGTTCATAAAAGATTCCCAGTGGGTCCCATAGCCAACGTGCCCTATTTGAGAAAGGTTGCTGCTGCTCATCAG CTCCACCACACAGAGAAATTCGAGGGTGTGCCATATGGGCTGTTTCTGGGTCCCAAG GAACTTGAAGAAGTGGGAGGCCTCGAAGAGTTGGAAAAGGAGATCGAAAGGAGAATCAAAGCGTACAAGGGATCGTGA
- the LOC117618447 gene encoding probable polygalacturonase: MDGKSKMSNVSGAIFFILGLFFLRAAECRTPANGGTVKYSALNCRKHSALLTDFGAVGDGKTSNTKAFKAAIHHLSQNASEGGAQLIVPPGKWLTGSFNLTSHFTLFLHKDAVILATQDESEWPLVSALPSYGRGRDAPGGRFSSLIFGTNLTDVVITGNNGTIDGQGASWWKKFKAGQLNETRPYMIEIMYSNQIQISNLTLVNSPSWFVHPTYSSNITIHGLTILAPIDSPNTDGINPDSCSQTRIEDCFIVSGDDCIAVKSGWDQYGIKVGIPTEHLVIRRLTCISPDSATIALGSEMSGGIRDVRAEDITALSTQSSVRIKTAQGRGGYVKDIFVRRMTLKTMKYVFWMTGSYGSHPDPGFDPKALPLIQNINYKQVEAENVTYSARLEGIPNDPFKGICISNVTITLIEKPKKLQWNCTNIAGVTSNVTPKACDLLPEKKEVVDCPFPEDRLAIEDVKLVTCSTSLPFS, from the exons ATGGACGGAAAATCCAAGATGTCCAAT GTTTCTGGTGCAATCTTTTTTATACTGGGATTGTTTTTCCTAAGAGCCGCAGAATGTAGAACACCAGCGAATGGGGGCACGGTCAAGTACTCTGCCCTTAACTGTCGAAAGCACAGTGCTCTTTTGACTGATTTTGGAGCCGTTGGCGATGGCAAAACGTCCAACACGAAGGCCTTCAAGGCGGCCATTCATCATCTAAGCCAGAATGCATCCGAAGGCGGAGCACAGCTTATCGTGCCACCGGGGAAGTGGCTCACCGGGAGCTTCAACCTTACCAGCCATTTCACCCTTTTCCTCCATAAGGATGCTGTTATTCTTGCAACTCAG GATGAGTCAGAGTGGCCTCTTGTTTCAGCCTTGCCTTCATATGGAAGAGGCAGAGATGCTCCTGGTGGAAGGTTTAGCAGTCTCATTTTTGGAACAAACCTCACCGATGTAGTAATTACAG GTAACAACGGCACTATCGATGGGCAAGGTGCTTCTTGGTGGAAAAAATTCAAAGCAGGTCAATTGAATGAAACACGACCCTACATGATTGAGATCATGTACtctaatcaaattcaaatttcaaatcttACTTTGGTCAATTCTCCTTCCTGGTTTGTCCATCCCACATACAGTAG CAATATAACAATCCATGGGCTCACTATCCTTGCACCAATTGACTCTCCTAACACAGATGGCATAAACCCAG ATTCATGCTCGCAAACAAGAATTGAAGACTGCTTCATAGTCTCTGGGGATGATTGCATTGCAGTAAAGAGTGGATGGGACCAATACGGGATCAAAGTCGGGATCCCAACGGAGCACCTTGTGATTAGAAGACTTACGTGCATTTCACCTGACAGTGCTACCATTGCTCTAGGCAGTGAGATGTCTGGTGGAATTCGCGACGTTCGAGCTGAGGACATCACAGCCCTTAGCACTCAATCTAGTGTGAGGATCAAAACTGCCCAAGGAAGAGGAGGTTATGTCAAAGACATATTTGTGAGAAGAATGACCCTCAAGACTATGAAGTATGTTTTCTGGATGACTGGCTCTTATGGGTCTCACCCGGACCCTGGCTTTGATCCTAAGGCATTGCCTTTGATCCAGAACATCAACTACAAACAGGTTGAGGCTGAGAATGTTACTTACTCTGCAAGGCTGGAGGGAATTCCTAATGATCCTTTCAAGGGAATTTGCATTTCTAATGTGACTATCACATTGATTGAGAAGCCCAAGAAATTACAATGGAATTGTACCAACATTGCGGGAGTTACAAGCAACGTGACTCCAAAGGCATGCGATTTATTGCcggagaagaaagaagtcGTCGATTGTCCTTTCCCGGAAGATAGGTTGGCGATTGAAGATGTTAAGTTAGTGACATGTTCTACCAGTCTCCCCTTCTCCTGA
- the LOC117617536 gene encoding probable polygalacturonase yields the protein MEGKSKMSKLSGAIFFILGLFFLRAAECRTPANWGTVKYSALSCRKHSALLTDFGAVGDGKTSNTKAFKAAIHHLSQSASDGGAQLIVPPGKWLTGSFNLTSHFTLFLHKDAVILATQDESEWPLVSVLPSYGRGRDAPGGRFSSLIFGTNLTDVVITGNNGTIDGQGASWWKKFKAGQLNETRPYMIEIMYSNQIQISNLTLVNSPSWFVHPIYSSNITIQGLTILAPINSPNTDGIDPDSCSQTRIEDCFIVSGDDCIAVKSGWDQYGIKVGIPTEHLVIRRLTCISPDSATIALGSEMSGGIRDVRAEDITALSTQSSVRIKTSQGRGGYVKDIFVRRMTLKTMKYVFWMTGSYGSHPDPGFDPKALPLIQNINYKQIKAENVTYSARLEGIPNDHFKGICISNVTITLTEKPKKLQWNCTDIAGVTSNVTPKACDLLPEKKEIIDCTFPEDRLAIEDVKLVTCSASLPIF from the exons ATGGAAGGAAAATCCAAGATGTCCAAA CTTTCTGGAGCAATCTTTTTTATACTGGGATTGTTTTTCCTAAGAGCCGCAGAATGTAGAACACCAGCGAATTGGGGCACGGTCAAGTACTCTGCCCTTAGCTGTCGAAAGCACAGTGCTCTTTTGACTGATTTTGGAGCCGTTGGCGATGGCAAAACGTCCAACACAAAGGCCTTCAAGGCGGCCATTCATCATCTAAGCCAGAGTGCATCCGACGGCGGAGCACAGCTTATCGTGCCACCGGGGAAGTGGCTAACCGGGAGCTTCAACCTCACCAGCCATTTCACCCTTTTCCTACACAAGGATGCTGTTATTCTTGCAACTCAG GATGAGTCAGAGTGGCCTCTTGTTTCAGTCCTGCCTTCATATGGGAGAGGCAGAGATGCTCCTGGTGGAAGGTTTAGCAGTCTCATTTTTGGAACAAACCTCACCGATGTCGTAATTACCG GTAACAATGGAACCATCGATGGGCAAGGTGCTTCTTGGTGGAAAAAGTTCAAAGCAGGTCAATTGAATGAAACTCGACCTTACATGATTGAGATCATGTACTCTAATCAAATCCAAATATCAAATCTTACTTTGGTCAATTCTCCTTCTTGGTTTGTCCATCCCATATACAGCAG CAATATAACAATCCAAGGGCTCACTATCCTTGCACCAATTAACTCTCCTAACACAGATGGCATAGACCCAG ATTCATGCTCACAAACTAGAATTGAAGACTGCTTCATAGTCTCTGGGGATGACTGCATTGCAGTAAAGAGTGGATGGGACCAATACGGGATCAAAGTTGGGATCCCAACAGAGCACCTTGTGATCAGAAGACTTACCTGCATTTCACCTGACAGTGCTACCATTGCTCTAGGCAGTGAGATGTCAGGTGGAATTCGCGATGTTCGAGCTGAGGACATCACAGCCCTTAGCACTCAATCCAGTGTGAGGATAAAAACTTCCCAAGGAAGAGGAGGTTATGTCAAAGACATATTTGTGAGAAGAATGACCCTCAAGACTATGAAGTATGTTTTCTGGATGACTGGCTCTTATGGGTCTCACCCGGACCCTGGCTTTGATCCTAAGGCATTGCCTTTGATCCAGAACATCAACTACAAACAAATTAAGGCTGAGAATGTTACTTACTCTGCAAGGCTGGAGGGAATTCCTAATGATCATTTCAAGGGAATTTGCATTTCTAATGTGACTATCACACTGACTGAGAAGCCCAAGAAATTACAATGGAACTGTACCGATATTGCGGGAGTTACAAGCAACGTGACTCCAAAGGCATGCGATTTGTTGccggagaagaaagaaatcatCGATTGTACTTTCCCAGAAGATAGGTTGGCGATTGAAGATGTTAAGTTGGTGACATGTTCTGCCAGTCTCCCTATCTTCTAA